In Helianthus annuus cultivar XRQ/B chromosome 9, HanXRQr2.0-SUNRISE, whole genome shotgun sequence, the following are encoded in one genomic region:
- the LOC110910008 gene encoding proline-rich protein 4 has protein sequence MSSWVSFVMFFLCLSFNGVSYARHRKHPHSAATLVGTVYCDTCFRQQVPKSNHFISGATVAVECKNAGKQTFQSEVKTNENGEFEAKLPISIGKNVHKIKGCSVTLISSGKPYCSVAATATSSEIHFKSKKAGTHIFSAGFFTFKPQLCNQKDFTGKTFPPSLPDPPAPFLPPIDILPPLPVPDLPVPPLVPPLPRLPGLPPITGQKSLENVKLSGKKTFGFPPNPFQPPSLPLQPSPPSLVPPVIPSPPPAPLLPPVPGVIPSPSPPPPAFPIPLPPTRAIPGVPLVPPGIYLRKTNP, from the exons ATGTCTTCATGGGTTTCATTCGTGATGTTTTTCCTGTGTCTCTCCTTCAACGGTGTCTCCTATGCCAGACACCGGAAACACCCGCATTCTGCGGCCACGCTTGTTGGAACCGTCTACTGTGACACTTGCTTCCGTCAACAAGTGCCCAAATCCAACCATTTCATTTCAG gggCAACGGTGGCGGTAGAATGCAAGAATGCCGGAAAACAGACGTTCCAGTCAGAAGTAAAAACAAACGAAAATGGTGAATTTGAAGCCAAACTCCCAATCTCCATCGGTAAAAACGTCCACAAAATCAAAGGATGTTCAGTCACACTAATCAGCAGCGGCAAACCGTACTGTTCAGTAGCAGCCACAGCCACCTCTTCAGAAATCCATTTCAAATCCAAAAAGGCCGGCACCCACATCTTTTCCGCCGGTTTTTTCACATTCAAACCACAACTATGTAACCAAAAAGACTTCACCGGAAAAACTTTCCCACCATCACTTCCTGATCCTCCAGCACCCTTCTTACCACCTATCGAtattcttcctcctcttccggtGCCGGATTTACCCGTTCCGCCCCTAGTTCCGCCGCTACCACGGCTCCCTGGACTTCCACCCATTACCGGCCAAAAATCCTTGGAGAATGTTAAGTTGTCCGGCAAAAAAACTTTCGGTTTTCCTCCGAACCCGTTTCAACCACCGTCACTTCCGTTACAGCCTTCGCCGCCGTCGCTGGTTCCACCTGTGATTCCGTCGCCACCGCCAGCGCCGTTGCTTCCGCCTGTACCGGGTGTGATTCCGTCGCCGTCACCGCCGCCACCCGCGTTTCCGATTCCCTTACCTCCGACACGTGCGATACCAGGAGTCCCTCTAGTCCCACCAGGCATCTACTTGAGAAAAACCAACCCTTGA